The following proteins are co-located in the Theropithecus gelada isolate Dixy chromosome 19, Tgel_1.0, whole genome shotgun sequence genome:
- the ISYNA1 gene encoding inositol-3-phosphate synthase 1 isoform X2, with translation MEAAAQFFVESPDVVYGPEAIEAQYEYRTTRVSREGGVLKEANYYGSLTQAGTVSLGLDAEGQEVFVPFSALLPMVAPNDLVFDGWDISSLNLAEAMRRAKVLDWGLQEQLWPHMEALRPRPSVYIPEFIAANQSARADNLIPGSRAQQLEQIRRDIRDFRSSAGLDKIIVLWTANTERFCEVIPGLNDTAENLLRTIELGLEVSPSTLFAVASILEGCAFLNGSPQNTLVPGALELAWQRRVFVGGDDFKSGQTKVKSVLVDFLIGSGLKTMSIVSYNHLGNNDGENLSAPLQFRSKEVSKSNVVDDMVQSNPVLYAPGEEPDHCVVIKYVPYVGDSKRALDEYTSELMLGGTNTLVLHNTCEDSLLAAPIMLDLALLTELCQRVSFCTDADPEPQTFHPVLSLLSFLFKAPLVPPGSPVVNALFRQRSCIENILRACVGLPPQNHMLLEHKMERPGPVLKRVGPVAAACPVLNKKGPVPAATNGCTGDANGHPQVEEPQMPTT, from the exons ATGGAGGCCGCCGCCCAGTTCTTCGTTGAGAGCCCGGACGTGGTCTACGGCCCCGAGGCCATCGAGGCGCAATACGAGTACCGGACGACGCGCGTCAGCCGCGAGGGCGGCGTCCTCAAG GAGGCCAACTACTACGGCTCGCTGACTCAGGCAGGCACCGTGAGCCTGGGCCTGGACGCCGAGGGCCAGGAGGTGTTCGTGCCCTTCAGCGCGCTGCTGCCCATGGTGGCGCCCAACGACCTCGTGTTCGATG GCTGGGACATCTCGTCGCTGAACCTGGCTGAGGCGATGCGGCGCGCGAAGGTGCTGGATTGGGGGCTGCAGGAGCAACTGTGGCCGCACATGGAGGCCCTGCGGCCCCGGCCTTCTGTTTACATCCCCGAGTTCATCGCAGCCAACCAGAGCGCGCGCGCGGACAACCTCATCCCGGGCTCGCGCGCGCAGCAG TTGGAGCAGATCCGCAGGGACATCCGAGACTTCCGGTCTAGCGCAGGGCTGGACAAAATCATCGTGCTGTGGACGGCGAACACGGAGCGCTTCTGTGAGGTGATTCCAGGCCTCAACGACACAGCCGAGAACCTACTACGCACCATTGAG CTTGGTCTGGAGGTGTCGCCCTCCACGCTCTTCGCCGTGGCCAGCATCCTAGAGGGCTGTGCCTTCCTCAATGGGTCCCCGCAGAACACCCTGGTGCCCGGAGCCCTTGAGCTTGCGTGGCAGCGCCGGGTTTTTGTGGGCGGAGATGACTTCAAGTCAGGCCAGACCAAAGTCAAGTCCGTGCTCGTGGACTTCCTCATTGGCTCCGGCCTCAAG ACCATGTCCATCGTGAGTTACAACCACCTGGGCAACAACGATGGGGAGAACCTGTCGGCGCCATTGCAGTTCCGCTCTAAGGAGGTGTCCAAAAGCAACGTGGTGGACGACATGGTGCAGAGCAACCCAGTGCTCTATGCGCCCGGCGAGGAGCCTGACCACTGC GTGGTCATCAAGTATGTGCCGTACGTGGGCGACAGCAAGCGCGCGCTGGATGAGTATACCTCGGAGCTGATGCTGGGCGGAACCAACACACTGGTGCTGCACAACACATGCGAG GACTCGCTGCTGGCCGCACCCATCATGCTGGACCTCGCGCTACTGACCGAACTGTGCCAGCGTGTGAGTTTCTGCACTGACGCTGACCCCGAGCCACAGACCTTCCACCCCGTGCTGTCCCTGCTCAGCTTCCTCTTCAAGGCGCCACTGGTGCCACCGGGCAGCCCGGTGGTCAATGCGCTTTTCCGCCAGCGCAGCTGCATCGAGAACATCCTCAG GGCCTGCGTGGGGCTCCCGCCACAGAACCACATGCTACTGGAGCATAAGATGGAGCGCCCAGGGCCCGTCCTCAAGCGAGTCGGACCCGTGGCTGCTGCCTGCCCTGTGTTGAACAAGAAAGGACCGGTACCCGCTGCCACCAACGGCTGCACTGGTGATGCCAACGGGCATCCGCAAGTGGAGGAACCCCAGATGCCCACCACCTGA
- the ISYNA1 gene encoding inositol-3-phosphate synthase 1 isoform X1, with product MEAAAQFFVESPDVVYGPEAIEAQYEYRTTRVSREGGVLKVHPTSTSFTFRTARQVPRLGVMLVGWGGNNGSTFTAAVLANRLRLSWPTRSGRKEANYYGSLTQAGTVSLGLDAEGQEVFVPFSALLPMVAPNDLVFDGWDISSLNLAEAMRRAKVLDWGLQEQLWPHMEALRPRPSVYIPEFIAANQSARADNLIPGSRAQQLEQIRRDIRDFRSSAGLDKIIVLWTANTERFCEVIPGLNDTAENLLRTIELGLEVSPSTLFAVASILEGCAFLNGSPQNTLVPGALELAWQRRVFVGGDDFKSGQTKVKSVLVDFLIGSGLKTMSIVSYNHLGNNDGENLSAPLQFRSKEVSKSNVVDDMVQSNPVLYAPGEEPDHCVVIKYVPYVGDSKRALDEYTSELMLGGTNTLVLHNTCEDSLLAAPIMLDLALLTELCQRVSFCTDADPEPQTFHPVLSLLSFLFKAPLVPPGSPVVNALFRQRSCIENILRACVGLPPQNHMLLEHKMERPGPVLKRVGPVAAACPVLNKKGPVPAATNGCTGDANGHPQVEEPQMPTT from the exons ATGGAGGCCGCCGCCCAGTTCTTCGTTGAGAGCCCGGACGTGGTCTACGGCCCCGAGGCCATCGAGGCGCAATACGAGTACCGGACGACGCGCGTCAGCCGCGAGGGCGGCGTCCTCAAG GTGCACCCCACGTCCACGAGCTTCACCTTCCGGACCGCCCGGCAGGTGCCCCGGCTTGGGGTCATGCTTGTCGGCTGGGGCGGGAACAACGGCTCCACATTCACTGCCGCGGTGCTGGCCAACCGGCTGCGTCTGTCCTGGCCCACGCGCAGCGGCCGCAAG GAGGCCAACTACTACGGCTCGCTGACTCAGGCAGGCACCGTGAGCCTGGGCCTGGACGCCGAGGGCCAGGAGGTGTTCGTGCCCTTCAGCGCGCTGCTGCCCATGGTGGCGCCCAACGACCTCGTGTTCGATG GCTGGGACATCTCGTCGCTGAACCTGGCTGAGGCGATGCGGCGCGCGAAGGTGCTGGATTGGGGGCTGCAGGAGCAACTGTGGCCGCACATGGAGGCCCTGCGGCCCCGGCCTTCTGTTTACATCCCCGAGTTCATCGCAGCCAACCAGAGCGCGCGCGCGGACAACCTCATCCCGGGCTCGCGCGCGCAGCAG TTGGAGCAGATCCGCAGGGACATCCGAGACTTCCGGTCTAGCGCAGGGCTGGACAAAATCATCGTGCTGTGGACGGCGAACACGGAGCGCTTCTGTGAGGTGATTCCAGGCCTCAACGACACAGCCGAGAACCTACTACGCACCATTGAG CTTGGTCTGGAGGTGTCGCCCTCCACGCTCTTCGCCGTGGCCAGCATCCTAGAGGGCTGTGCCTTCCTCAATGGGTCCCCGCAGAACACCCTGGTGCCCGGAGCCCTTGAGCTTGCGTGGCAGCGCCGGGTTTTTGTGGGCGGAGATGACTTCAAGTCAGGCCAGACCAAAGTCAAGTCCGTGCTCGTGGACTTCCTCATTGGCTCCGGCCTCAAG ACCATGTCCATCGTGAGTTACAACCACCTGGGCAACAACGATGGGGAGAACCTGTCGGCGCCATTGCAGTTCCGCTCTAAGGAGGTGTCCAAAAGCAACGTGGTGGACGACATGGTGCAGAGCAACCCAGTGCTCTATGCGCCCGGCGAGGAGCCTGACCACTGC GTGGTCATCAAGTATGTGCCGTACGTGGGCGACAGCAAGCGCGCGCTGGATGAGTATACCTCGGAGCTGATGCTGGGCGGAACCAACACACTGGTGCTGCACAACACATGCGAG GACTCGCTGCTGGCCGCACCCATCATGCTGGACCTCGCGCTACTGACCGAACTGTGCCAGCGTGTGAGTTTCTGCACTGACGCTGACCCCGAGCCACAGACCTTCCACCCCGTGCTGTCCCTGCTCAGCTTCCTCTTCAAGGCGCCACTGGTGCCACCGGGCAGCCCGGTGGTCAATGCGCTTTTCCGCCAGCGCAGCTGCATCGAGAACATCCTCAG GGCCTGCGTGGGGCTCCCGCCACAGAACCACATGCTACTGGAGCATAAGATGGAGCGCCCAGGGCCCGTCCTCAAGCGAGTCGGACCCGTGGCTGCTGCCTGCCCTGTGTTGAACAAGAAAGGACCGGTACCCGCTGCCACCAACGGCTGCACTGGTGATGCCAACGGGCATCCGCAAGTGGAGGAACCCCAGATGCCCACCACCTGA